Proteins co-encoded in one Natrinema sp. CBA1119 genomic window:
- a CDS encoding RND family transporter, with translation MSWIDRFSETIMAHSRAVIAIMLVLTVFMGAGAGMIEQSSSLDQFQSDSTEAQKLSYVEENFTTGQENTTSAQVIVKGENVLSQESMVEQLRLQQSFRENETINRTLVDEQPTVGAANLVALASLSGGQQAAQENGTNQQQATQENDSNQQQAAQEAPASPTLQDQIDALESMNATEYERALGAVLSEDSDGQMSGLAFMPTNYETGSTSANATMLLVTHQSEGDGGQGGTASDALVDAQLAMQSIANDNVEASGSEVIVFGGGIMGEEINNSMVDSLAIVGPLALLFVVVALIVAYRDVLDILLGLFGIAAVLVWTFGFMGWAGIDFNQMFIAVPVLLIGLSIDYAIHIFMRHREQRQHGGAYGNDDARGSMRVALAGVGIALVLVTATTAIGFLSNLTSPVPPIQDFGVVSAVGITVALLVFGTLVPALKAELDEFLENRGYDRKKRAFGTGGGRFSQALSVGSTAARRIPIVIILIAALVSAGGAYGATQVDTSFNQEDFIAEDPPEWTKNLPEPFKPGDYSMKENLEFVNQNFVREDSQAQILIEGNVTDPETLQRVSDAENETADSDVAVTLSSGEADVQSPLRTMQRVAAENESFNATFTAADTDGDGVPDRNLEQVYDELFEVAPDEAAAVIHRTDDGEGSTVDDSSTGGDYEAVRMVISTSGTAAMSDVTTEMRSIADGIDGSGLEATATGQTILFDIVQKQLMDTVIQSLLITLVAVFAFLMVSYRIREGSATLGAVTLLPVVFSVSWILGTMYLLEIPFNVMTGMITSLTVGLGVAYSIHMSERYSLELKRTGSVWEAMSRTVTGTGGALLGSAATTVGGFGVLAFAILPPLQQFGIITGLTIIYAFLASVLVLPSLLVVWTKYLGPDVSFQAPSSDSTAPAASDGGRIEKSETEPARSSDSDDL, from the coding sequence ATGAGCTGGATCGACCGCTTCTCCGAGACGATCATGGCCCACAGTCGGGCCGTGATCGCCATCATGCTCGTTCTCACAGTCTTCATGGGCGCCGGTGCCGGCATGATCGAGCAGTCCTCGTCGCTCGACCAGTTCCAGAGCGATTCGACGGAAGCCCAGAAACTGAGCTACGTCGAGGAGAACTTCACGACCGGGCAGGAAAATACGACGTCAGCCCAAGTAATCGTCAAGGGTGAAAACGTCCTCTCCCAGGAGTCGATGGTCGAACAACTCCGATTGCAACAGTCGTTCCGAGAGAACGAGACGATCAATCGGACGCTCGTCGACGAACAGCCGACGGTCGGCGCGGCGAACCTCGTCGCGCTCGCGTCGCTCTCCGGGGGGCAACAGGCAGCCCAGGAGAACGGCACCAATCAACAGCAAGCGACCCAGGAGAACGACTCGAATCAACAACAGGCGGCCCAAGAGGCCCCCGCGTCGCCCACGCTGCAGGACCAGATCGACGCGCTCGAGTCGATGAACGCTACGGAGTACGAACGCGCACTCGGTGCCGTGCTGAGTGAGGATTCCGACGGCCAGATGAGCGGGCTGGCGTTCATGCCGACGAACTACGAGACTGGTTCGACGAGCGCGAACGCGACGATGCTGCTGGTCACGCACCAGTCCGAGGGCGACGGCGGTCAGGGCGGAACGGCATCCGACGCGCTCGTCGACGCACAGCTGGCGATGCAGTCCATCGCGAACGACAACGTCGAGGCGAGCGGATCGGAGGTCATCGTCTTCGGCGGCGGGATCATGGGCGAAGAGATCAACAACTCGATGGTCGATAGCCTCGCGATCGTCGGCCCGCTCGCGCTGTTGTTCGTCGTCGTCGCCCTGATCGTCGCGTACCGCGATGTGTTGGATATCCTGCTCGGCCTGTTCGGAATCGCCGCCGTCCTCGTCTGGACGTTTGGCTTCATGGGGTGGGCCGGGATCGACTTCAACCAGATGTTCATCGCGGTCCCGGTTTTGCTAATCGGGCTCTCTATCGACTACGCGATACACATATTCATGCGCCACCGCGAGCAGCGCCAGCACGGTGGTGCATACGGCAACGATGACGCTCGAGGATCGATGCGAGTGGCGCTGGCCGGCGTCGGCATCGCGCTCGTGCTGGTGACTGCGACGACGGCCATCGGATTCCTCTCGAACCTCACGAGCCCGGTCCCGCCGATTCAGGACTTCGGCGTCGTGAGCGCGGTCGGCATCACGGTCGCCCTGCTCGTGTTCGGCACCCTGGTTCCAGCGCTCAAGGCCGAACTCGACGAGTTCCTCGAGAACCGTGGCTACGATCGGAAAAAGCGCGCGTTCGGGACGGGCGGGGGCCGATTCAGTCAGGCGCTCTCGGTCGGCTCGACGGCAGCGCGACGGATCCCGATCGTCATCATCCTGATTGCAGCCCTTGTGAGCGCGGGCGGTGCGTACGGCGCGACGCAAGTCGACACCAGCTTCAATCAGGAGGACTTCATCGCGGAGGACCCGCCTGAATGGACGAAGAACCTCCCCGAGCCGTTCAAGCCCGGCGACTACTCGATGAAAGAGAACCTCGAGTTCGTCAACCAGAACTTCGTCCGGGAGGATTCCCAGGCGCAGATCCTCATCGAGGGCAACGTTACTGATCCTGAGACGTTACAGCGGGTCTCGGACGCCGAGAACGAGACCGCCGACAGCGACGTTGCCGTCACCCTCTCGAGTGGCGAGGCCGACGTCCAGAGTCCGCTCCGGACGATGCAACGGGTTGCCGCCGAGAACGAATCGTTCAACGCGACGTTCACCGCGGCCGATACGGACGGCGACGGAGTGCCCGATCGGAACCTCGAGCAGGTGTACGACGAACTGTTCGAGGTCGCCCCCGACGAAGCGGCCGCCGTCATTCATCGAACTGATGACGGTGAGGGATCCACGGTGGACGACTCGTCCACCGGTGGTGACTACGAGGCCGTTCGAATGGTCATCTCGACCAGCGGGACGGCCGCCATGAGCGACGTCACGACCGAAATGCGATCCATCGCGGACGGAATCGACGGCAGCGGGCTCGAGGCGACCGCGACCGGACAGACGATCCTGTTCGATATCGTGCAAAAGCAGCTGATGGACACGGTCATCCAGAGCCTGCTGATCACGCTCGTGGCCGTCTTCGCGTTCCTGATGGTCAGCTACCGGATCAGAGAAGGGAGTGCAACTCTCGGTGCGGTGACGCTACTTCCGGTCGTGTTCAGCGTCTCGTGGATTCTCGGGACGATGTACCTGCTCGAGATCCCGTTTAACGTCATGACGGGGATGATCACGAGCCTCACTGTCGGACTCGGCGTCGCCTACAGCATCCATATGAGCGAACGGTACAGCCTGGAACTGAAGCGGACGGGATCGGTCTGGGAAGCGATGTCCCGGACGGTCACCGGCACGGGCGGTGCGCTGCTCGGCAGCGCCGCAACGACCGTCGGCGGCTTCGGCGTCCTCGCGTTCGCCATCCTCCCACCGCTACAGCAGTTCGGGATCATTACCGGGCTGACGATCATCTACGCGTTCCTCGCGAGCGTGCTCGTCCTCCCGAGTCTGCTCGTCGTCTGGACGAAATATCTCGGCCCCGATGTCTCCTTCCAGGCGCCGAGTAGCGATTCGACCGCACCCGCAGCCAGCGACGGCGGGCGGATCGAGAAGTCCGAAACGGAACCCGCTCGTTCCAGCGACTCGGACGACTTGTAG